In the genome of Palaemon carinicauda isolate YSFRI2023 chromosome 13, ASM3689809v2, whole genome shotgun sequence, one region contains:
- the LOC137651707 gene encoding uncharacterized protein, whose amino-acid sequence MATPPKSVDNQSASSPISAISNSKSSIVTMEPYEELMKTGCSRPLWWGSSCPSGGASPAPSGGASSAPSGGVSSAPSCGVSFAPSGGAHKSSRMVAPQYPDLIHGSNDGEEREVQSVRQKRPLPPPSPSRSHD is encoded by the exons atggcgacccCACCAAAATCCGTTGAcaaccaatccgcttcctctccaATTTCGGCTATAAGTAATTCTAAGAGCTCCATTGTTACTATGGAACCATATGAGGAACTTATGAAAACA GGCTGCTCtcgccccctctggtggggctcctcctgcccctctggtggggcttctcCTGCTCCCTCTGGTGGGGCTTCTTCTGCCCCCTCTGGTGGGGTTTCTTCTGCTCCCTCTTGTGGGGTTTCTTTTGCCCCCTCCGGTGGGGCTCACAAAtcgtcaaggatggtggctcctcaatatccggatctca TTCATGGATCCAATGACGGTGAGGAAAGGGAGGTACAATCTGTTAGACAAAAGAGGCCCCTTCCTCCCCCTTCACCTTCACGTTCTCATGATTAG